A window from Bacteroidales bacterium encodes these proteins:
- a CDS encoding aspartate carbamoyltransferase regulatory subunit translates to MNDKKHLMVSAIKDGTVIDHIPARNLFKVISILGLNKIDNQITFGTNLESKKLGKKAIIKIANLFFPEEDINKIALVAPEAKLNIIRDYAVVEKKVVQVPDEIIGIVKCFNPQCITNHEKITTRFAVIQKKEVALKCHYCEKITDQEHIEIL, encoded by the coding sequence ATGAACGATAAAAAACACCTGATGGTAAGTGCCATCAAAGACGGGACAGTGATTGACCATATCCCGGCCAGAAACCTTTTCAAAGTAATTTCCATTCTGGGGCTCAATAAGATTGACAATCAGATTACCTTTGGCACCAACCTGGAAAGCAAAAAACTGGGCAAGAAGGCAATTATCAAGATTGCAAACCTTTTTTTCCCTGAAGAAGATATCAATAAAATTGCACTGGTAGCTCCTGAAGCAAAGCTCAACATTATCCGCGACTATGCCGTGGTTGAAAAGAAAGTGGTCCAGGTTCCCGATGAAATCATTGGAATTGTGAAGTGTTTCAATCCGCAGTGCATCACCAATCATGAAAAAATCACAACCCGCTTCGCTGTGATACAAAAGAAAGAGGTAGCTTTAAAGTGCCACTATTGCGAAAAAATCACCGATCAGGAACATATAGAAATCCTGTAA